The Coffea eugenioides isolate CCC68of chromosome 8, Ceug_1.0, whole genome shotgun sequence genome has a segment encoding these proteins:
- the LOC113780613 gene encoding uncharacterized protein LOC113780613 — MMKDVTGHDVLFGSKTMVFGGDFRQTLPVVTRGYKEDIISASLVMSPIWQQLTKLRLKENIRAHLDKNFSNFLLRIGDGTEISNHMNEVKIPTPINIPFVDDASSVETLVSMVFPDMEAFSNNPSSIVNRAILMTRNNFVLEINDMLIDKFLGPQRTYLSFDETLDASHQLENQDFLNTLKRLPPHELKLKKNYRVMFIRNINPSEELSNGIRLICKEFGNNVIQANISFGTFTARQKINMMFEMVIMCRAITNLT, encoded by the exons ATGATGAAAGATGTCACTGGTCACGATGTGTTATTTGGTAGTAAAACTATGGTTTTCGGAGGAGATTTCCGCCAAACATTACCAGTTGTGACAAGAGGCTATAAGGAAGATATTATTAGTGCAAGCTTAGTTATGTCACCTATATGGCAACAACTAACAAAGCTAAGGCTAAAGGAAAATATACGAGCTCATTTAGATAAGAACTTCAGCAATTTTCTACTTCGAATTGGTGATGGTACAGAAATATCAAATCATATGAATGAAGTCAAGATCCCAACACCAATAAATATACCCTTTGTAGATGATGCTTCATCAGTAGAGACTTTGGTAAGTATGGTATTCCCAGATATGGAGGCATTCAGTAATAATCCATCGTCGATTGTTAATAGAGCTATCTTGATGACACGAAACAATTTTGTGCTTGAAATCAATGATATGCTAATCGACAAATTCCTAGGTCCACAAAGAACATATCTAAGTTTTGATGAAACTCTTGATGCATCGCACCAACTGGAAAACCAAGATTTTCTGAATACACTTAAAAGATTGCCTCCAcatgagttgaaacttaagaAGAACTACCGTGTCATGTTTATCCGAAATATAAATCCAAGTGAAGAACTTTCAAATGGCATACGACTTATATGCAAAGAGTTTGGAAATAATGTCATTCAGGCAAATATTTCTTTTGGCACATTTACAG CAAGGCAAAAGATTAATATGATGTTTGAGATGGTAATTATGTGTCGTGCTATTACAAATCTAACTTGA
- the LOC113780614 gene encoding uncharacterized protein LOC113780614, whose protein sequence is MVLSLRSKKKRSASVQIDYLVNVVEIKPWPPSQSLRSVQSLLLQWQNDKKARDRFEKNCLEFSLYEPRKEKAPKEQLLGTAIINLLDFGIIEEVLPIIAPLNLKKTYKSSPQPDLYFQVEPLDKGSSKSSLNVRPSRTSLDQDGQESHAEFNGDDSEIASFTDDDVSSHSSQTVASSVFDVARASPSQTDKNGLKAVNEITGMDNQRSNGRLPQSLSINLSLNTGHPGNSHTLKSKVPGRSKTSLQKNSYNPSTESSSSFDAYHNMYGGSSNYIECLEQETSIDVAQLEVNGEKEEKNFGQDEQFPTEKRSFSDYKSVDKLPHNGFRRLDTIGGVTSTRQALGVQISNGRLKRVKSQLYYSDGKSEYFGKSHDTERATNVHKPKNADNSAKTIQETENRESVDRSSNAYGQKLQKIK, encoded by the exons ATGGTACTCAGTTTGAGgtcaaagaaaaaaaggagTGCTTCGGTTCAAATTGATTACCTTGTCAATGTAGTGGAGATTAAGCCTTGGCCCCCATCCCAGTCTTTGAGATCGGTTCAGTCCCTATTGCTTCAGTGGCAAAATG ATAAAAAGGCCCGCGATAGATTTGAGAAGAATTGCTTGGAGTTCTCATTGTATGAGCCTCGTAAAGAAAAAGCCCCTAAAGAGCAATTGTTAGGGACAGCTATAATAAATCTATTAGATTTTGGAATAATCGAAGAAGTTTTGCCCATTATTGCTCCACTGAACTTGAAGAAGACTTACAAAAGCTCACCGCAGCCAGATCTTTATTTTCAAGTAGAGCCCCTAGATAAGGGCAGTTCGAAGTCCTCACTCAATGTGAGACCCTCGAGAACATCATTAGATCAGGATGGCCAAGAATCCCATGCTGAATTCAATGGTGACGACTCTGAGATAGCTTCTTTCACCGATGATGATGTTTCATCTCATTCGTCTCAGACAGTTGCCTCTTCTGTGTTTGATGTTGCAAGGGCTTCACCATCTCAGACTGATAAG AATGGATTGAAGGCAGTCAATGAAATTACAGGAATGGATAATCAACGCTCAAATGGAAGATTGCCACAATCTTTGTCCATTAACTTATCATTAAATACAGGACACCCAGGAAACAGCCATACCTTGAAGTCCAAAGTCCCTGGGAGAAGCAAGACATCATTGCAGAAGAATTCGTATAACCCTTCAACTGAATCTTCTTCCTCATTTGATGCCTATCACAATATGTATGGGGGATCTAGCAACTACATAGAGTGCCTTGAGCAGGAAACT AGCATAGATGTTGCTCAGTTGGAAGTGAATggggagaaggaagaaaaaaattttggacaggATGAACAGTTCCCAACTGAAAAGAGATCGTTTTCAGACTACAAGTCAGTCGACAAATTACCACATAATGGTTTCAGAAGGCTGGATACAATTGGGGGTGTTACCTCCACTAGGCAAGCACTTGGGGTCCAGATTTCAAATGGTCGACTAAAGCGTGTCAAGTCGCAGTTATACTACTCAGATGGAAAAAGTGAATATTTTGGAAAAAGCCACGACACAGAAAGGGCAACAAATGTACACAAGCCTAAGAATGCTGATAATAGTGCTAAAACTATTCAAGAAACAGAGAACAGAGAATCTGTAGATAGAAGTTCCAATGCTTATGGTCAAAAGTTGCAGAAAATCAAATGA